From one Cyanobacterium stanieri PCC 7202 genomic stretch:
- a CDS encoding HerA-ATP synthase, barrel domain protein (PFAM: HAS barrel domain~InterPro IPR018538~KEGG: cyh:Cyan8802_2257 hypothetical protein~PFAM: HerA-ATP synthase, barrel domain~SPTR: Putative uncharacterized protein), with protein sequence MQITDNQNGTISHIGEVIETSTTEFVAQCLEPEELSFPVMPPFGSWVKSIDEQSGNKIYAIVTNVTTAPIDSIHRARALGLSLAELKEQQPQIFAMLKTEFRAVIIGFETPAVGNNGVNPSHGRIFQYLPPRPPQIHQGVFSCTTDEIIRFTENPDFLRVLLQVNNTPIESLTAATLREVYNIRGCDRPWLVKAGRVLSVLLKNDYDSLKFILGQVNVRDN encoded by the coding sequence ATGCAGATCACTGATAATCAAAATGGTACGATAAGTCATATCGGGGAAGTCATTGAAACTTCGACGACAGAATTTGTCGCTCAATGTTTGGAACCTGAAGAGTTGAGTTTTCCTGTGATGCCTCCCTTTGGTAGTTGGGTAAAATCCATTGATGAACAGTCGGGCAATAAAATTTATGCCATCGTCACCAATGTAACTACTGCCCCCATTGACTCTATCCATCGAGCGAGGGCTTTGGGTTTATCATTAGCAGAATTGAAGGAACAACAACCGCAGATTTTCGCTATGCTGAAAACAGAATTTCGAGCGGTTATTATTGGCTTTGAAACCCCTGCGGTGGGTAATAATGGCGTAAATCCTTCCCATGGTCGTATTTTTCAATATTTACCTCCTCGCCCTCCCCAAATCCATCAGGGGGTATTTAGTTGTACTACCGATGAAATTATTAGATTTACAGAAAATCCCGATTTTTTGCGAGTTTTACTTCAGGTGAATAATACTCCCATTGAATCCCTTACGGCAGCTACCCTCAGAGAAGTATATAACATTCGAGGGTGCGATCGCCCCTGGTTAGTCAAAGCAGGACGGGTATTGAGTGTTTTATTAAAAAATGACTACGACAGTCTTAAGTTTATCCTCGGACAAGTAAACGTGAGAGACAATTGA
- a CDS encoding Protein of unknown function DUF2555 (PFAM: Protein of unknown function (DUF2555)~InterPro IPR019678~KEGG: cyt:cce_2060 hypothetical protein~PFAM: Protein of unknown function DUF2555~SPTR: Putative uncharacterized protein;~manually curated), with protein MTTLTYTDKDFATMTIEDVAEIATRLENDDYKTPFESLQDWHKLRAIAFHREDLIEPYFYLLDIEAYDES; from the coding sequence ATGACAACATTAACATATACCGACAAGGATTTTGCAACCATGACCATAGAAGATGTTGCGGAAATTGCCACAAGGTTGGAAAATGATGATTATAAAACTCCCTTTGAAAGTTTACAGGATTGGCATAAACTAAGGGCGATCGCATTTCACCGTGAAGATTTAATCGAACCCTACTTTTATCTCCTCGACATCGAAGCCTATGACGAATCATAA
- a CDS encoding Phosphopantothenoylcysteine decarboxylase (PFAM: DNA / pantothenate metabolism flavoprotein; Flavoprotein~TIGRFAM: phosphopantothenoylcysteine decarboxylase/phosphopantothenate--cysteine ligase, prokaryotic~COGs: COG0452 Phosphopantothenoylcysteine synthetase/decarboxylase~InterPro IPR003382:IPR007085:IPR005252~KEGG: cyt:cce_2059 bifunctional phosphopantothenoylcysteine decarboxylase/phosphopantothenate synthase~PFAM: flavoprotein; DNA/pantothenate metabolism flavoprotein domain protein~PRIAM: Phosphopantothenate--cysteine ligase~SPTR: Bifunctional phosphopantothenoylcysteine decarboxylase/phosphopantothenate--cysteine ligase;~TIGRFAM: phosphopantothenoylcysteine decarboxylase/phosphopantothenate/cysteine ligase), with the protein MTNHKGFLQSFKDKKILVCIGGGIAAYKVCGVISQLFQKGAQIEVILTESAQKFITPLTVSTLARTQAYTDADFWQPIHPRPLHIHLGEWADLILIAPLTANTLAKLVHGMADNLLTNTVLASNCPIAIAPAMNTEMWLQSTVQDNWELLGQNDRFFPLHTNTGLLACDRTGQGRMAEPEEILMALESALHTHGKQDLKGKNILISTGGTREFFDPVRFIGNPSTGKMGIALAVACHHRGAKVTLVGANIAPELLKNLPPLQFIDVTTAEEMEKAMVSNFPTSHWAIMASAVADVKPREHYKTKLSKANLPPYIELDMVTDIVAKLGKMRQPDQILVGFAAQTGDIVIPAQDKLSRKKLSAIVANPIDKINAGFGSDTNEAIFINAHGQKTVLQPCSKLTLSHQIIDLILGC; encoded by the coding sequence ATGACGAATCATAAAGGATTTTTACAATCTTTTAAAGACAAGAAAATTTTAGTATGTATTGGGGGAGGTATCGCCGCTTATAAGGTATGCGGGGTAATCTCCCAATTATTTCAAAAGGGGGCGCAAATAGAAGTCATCCTCACCGAATCCGCCCAGAAATTTATTACTCCCCTCACGGTTTCCACCCTTGCCCGAACACAGGCTTATACCGACGCAGACTTTTGGCAACCCATTCACCCTCGCCCGTTACATATTCACCTAGGGGAATGGGCAGACTTGATTTTAATTGCACCCCTCACCGCCAACACCCTCGCCAAATTAGTCCATGGTATGGCGGACAATCTTTTGACCAATACAGTTCTGGCTTCTAATTGCCCCATAGCAATAGCCCCCGCTATGAATACGGAGATGTGGCTACAGTCCACGGTACAGGATAACTGGGAACTTTTAGGGCAAAATGATCGTTTTTTCCCCCTCCATACCAATACGGGCTTATTAGCGTGCGATCGCACTGGGCAGGGTAGAATGGCAGAGCCTGAAGAAATTTTAATGGCGTTAGAATCGGCACTGCATACCCATGGAAAACAAGACTTGAAGGGTAAAAATATTTTGATTAGTACAGGAGGCACAAGGGAATTTTTTGATCCCGTGCGTTTTATCGGTAACCCTTCCACAGGAAAAATGGGCATCGCCCTTGCGGTTGCTTGTCATCATCGAGGAGCAAAAGTTACCCTAGTGGGTGCCAATATTGCCCCTGAATTGTTAAAAAATCTTCCCCCTTTACAATTTATTGATGTGACCACTGCCGAGGAGATGGAAAAAGCCATGGTGAGTAATTTTCCTACCTCCCATTGGGCAATTATGGCTAGTGCCGTGGCGGATGTGAAACCGAGGGAACATTATAAAACCAAGTTGAGTAAGGCGAATTTACCCCCCTATATAGAATTGGACATGGTGACGGATATTGTGGCGAAACTGGGTAAAATGAGGCAACCTGACCAAATTTTAGTCGGTTTTGCGGCTCAAACAGGGGATATTGTTATCCCTGCACAGGATAAATTGAGCCGTAAAAAACTAAGTGCGATCGTTGCTAATCCTATCGATAAAATAAATGCAGGGTTTGGCAGTGATACCAATGAGGCTATCTTTATCAATGCCCATGGACAAAAAACCGTCTTGCAACCCTGTTCTAAGTTAACCTTGAGTCATCAAATTATTGATTTAATTTTGGGTTGTTAA
- a CDS encoding signal peptide peptidase SppA, 67K type (PFAM: Peptidase family S49~TIGRFAM: signal peptide peptidase SppA, 36K type; signal peptide peptidase SppA, 67K type~COGs: COG0616 Periplasmic serine protease (ClpP class)~InterPro IPR002142:IPR004634:IPR004635~KEGG: cyc:PCC7424_3962 signal peptide peptidase SppA, 67K type~PFAM: peptidase S49~SPTR: Signal peptide peptidase SppA, 67K type;~TIGRFAM: signal peptide peptidase SppA, 67K type; signal peptide peptidase SppA, 36K type) yields MKKFLQQTFASFIGSLAGLFFFFALSAGGLFFFFMAVIMSSSTPQIENQSVLVFNLNSQITDSSGDRPLSTVLGEETPSTLTLRQITTAINQAAEDDRITALFLDGSRGNINTGYGSLSEIRTALENFKNSGKKIISYNVSLGERDYFLTSIADEIHLNPLGSMEMNGLSSAQLFFADALERYGIGVQIIRVGQYKSAVEPFTRNEFSPESRLQTEELLTNLWDTYTDEITNPRALTTTSINDIADNMGFLKAEEAQNLALVDSLSYLDEVNENLKVISNNENADSLPTIDIRKYLDINNRRTSQNIKDKIAILHIDGNIVDGIGRVGEVGSTRMVREIEKIREDDNIKGVVVRINSPGGSAIASEIIARELELTAQEKPVVISMGDVAASGGYWIATAGEKIFANDSTITGSIGVFGLLFNLEDIANNIGISADVVKTNELADVGNTFKAKTEEEVQIFQSNVDQIYDAFLEKVSESRNLSMTEVDAIAQGRVWAGNVAQEIGLVDEIGGLDNAIEYLNTVLELDDQYQIQEFPQRRNWETELLGALGGSQLNANNLDKITLANTIWNLNSELELVDIIKNPNRVYSIIPFKMNIQ; encoded by the coding sequence ATGAAAAAATTTTTACAACAGACTTTTGCTAGTTTTATCGGTAGTTTAGCGGGTTTATTTTTCTTTTTTGCCCTGAGTGCGGGGGGGCTATTTTTCTTTTTCATGGCGGTGATAATGAGTAGTAGCACCCCCCAAATTGAAAATCAATCGGTATTAGTTTTTAATCTCAATAGTCAAATTACTGATAGTTCAGGCGATCGCCCTTTATCAACGGTTTTAGGAGAAGAAACCCCCAGCACTCTTACTCTGCGACAAATTACCACGGCAATCAATCAAGCCGCAGAAGATGATCGTATCACCGCTTTATTTTTAGATGGTAGTAGGGGTAATATTAATACAGGATATGGTAGTTTATCTGAGATTAGAACAGCGTTAGAAAACTTTAAAAATAGTGGCAAAAAAATTATTTCTTATAATGTGTCCTTGGGAGAAAGAGATTATTTTTTAACTTCCATTGCCGATGAAATCCATCTCAATCCTTTAGGTTCTATGGAAATGAATGGTTTAAGTTCAGCTCAATTATTTTTTGCAGATGCCCTCGAAAGATATGGAATTGGAGTACAAATAATCAGGGTTGGTCAATATAAGTCTGCCGTAGAACCATTTACCAGAAATGAATTTAGTCCTGAGAGTCGTTTACAAACAGAGGAATTATTAACCAACTTATGGGATACATACACCGATGAGATTACTAATCCTCGGGCTTTAACTACTACCAGTATTAATGATATTGCTGATAATATGGGTTTTTTAAAAGCAGAAGAAGCTCAAAATTTAGCTTTAGTTGATAGTCTTAGTTATCTTGACGAAGTTAACGAAAATTTAAAAGTTATTTCTAATAATGAAAATGCTGACTCTTTACCCACCATTGATATTAGAAAATATTTAGATATTAATAATAGAAGAACTAGCCAAAATATCAAAGATAAAATTGCCATTCTTCACATTGATGGTAATATCGTTGATGGTATTGGTAGAGTAGGAGAGGTAGGGAGTACTCGCATGGTGCGAGAAATTGAAAAAATTAGAGAGGATGATAATATAAAAGGGGTTGTGGTCAGAATTAATAGTCCGGGAGGAAGTGCGATCGCATCAGAAATCATTGCCCGAGAATTAGAACTTACCGCCCAAGAAAAACCCGTCGTAATATCCATGGGAGACGTAGCCGCCTCGGGAGGTTATTGGATAGCTACCGCAGGAGAAAAAATCTTTGCCAATGATAGTACCATCACGGGTTCTATCGGCGTGTTTGGACTACTCTTTAACCTAGAAGATATTGCCAATAATATTGGTATTAGTGCCGATGTGGTGAAAACTAATGAATTGGCGGATGTTGGTAATACCTTCAAAGCCAAAACCGAGGAAGAAGTTCAAATCTTTCAAAGTAATGTAGATCAAATCTATGACGCTTTTCTCGAAAAAGTGTCTGAGTCCAGAAATTTATCCATGACAGAAGTTGATGCCATTGCTCAAGGAAGGGTATGGGCAGGAAATGTTGCCCAAGAAATAGGCTTGGTGGATGAAATAGGCGGATTAGACAACGCCATCGAATATCTCAATACAGTATTGGAACTCGATGATCAATATCAAATTCAAGAATTTCCCCAAAGAAGAAACTGGGAAACAGAATTATTAGGCGCCCTAGGGGGCAGTCAATTAAATGCTAATAATTTGGATAAAATTACTCTTGCCAATACTATTTGGAATCTCAATTCAGAATTAGAATTGGTTGATATTATCAAAAATCCTAATCGTGTCTATTCGATTATTCCTTTTAAAATGAATATTCAATAA
- a CDS encoding Tex-like protein (PFAM: Tex-like protein N-terminal domain; S1 RNA binding domain~TIGRFAM: competence protein ComEA helix-hairpin-helix repeat region~COGs: COG2183 Transcriptional accessory protein~InterPro IPR018974:IPR003029:IPR006641~KEGG: cyc:PCC7424_4944 RNA binding S1 domain protein~PFAM: Tex-like protein-like; RNA binding S1 domain protein~SMART: Resolvase RNase H domain protein fold~SPTR: RNA binding S1 domain protein) translates to MINIPQIIAQELTLKIDQVNSALNLFSEGATIPFIARYRKEITGSLNEIELRNIEERFNYLQELENRKQVILEAIALQNQLSEPLKAQINACLQKNELEDLYLPYKPKRRTRATMAREKGLTPLAEFIKQQNHPQTKSFPLEKEAQKYLHQEVTTVEEALSGAGDIIAEEIAEQAEFRAYVRDFVLNNGWFISHVKKDYEEGSTKYEMYRNFQGKLTKVAPHNILALFRGENEKILTVDINFDEEKVINNLQSKVVKNKDKNLVNYYQNIIKDSFNRLIKPAILREIRAEKKAWADQESIKTFEANLRELLLSAPAGMKPTMGVDPGFRTGCKVAILSETGQFLEYQAIFPHTGDKKRQIATDTIQNLIRKYSIELIAIGNGTAGRETEQFITEAIAPLNPKPIKVMVNESGASIYSASDIAISEFPELDITVRGAISIGRRLQDPLAELVKIDPKSIGVGQYQHDVDQKLLKKKLEETVESCVNYVGVDLNTASQQLLTFVSGINATIANNIVSYRNQHGAFKTRQELLKVKKLGAKTFELAAGFLKIPGGKNPLDNTAVHPESYGIVETIAQDINISLQQIHEFKAHTKGLPLKKYVTDTIGLPTLEDIMQELEKPGRDPRAEFKYATFREGINEINDLKEGMELEGVVTNVVNFGAFVDIGVHQDGLIHISQLADYFVEDTNEVVKVGEVVKVRVLEVNPQLKRIGLQKI, encoded by the coding sequence ATGATCAATATTCCTCAAATTATCGCCCAAGAATTAACCCTAAAAATTGACCAAGTAAATAGTGCCTTAAATCTTTTTTCTGAAGGGGCAACAATTCCCTTTATTGCTCGTTATCGTAAAGAAATAACAGGCTCCCTTAATGAAATAGAATTACGAAATATTGAGGAACGTTTTAACTATTTACAAGAATTAGAAAATCGTAAACAAGTTATCCTAGAGGCGATCGCCCTCCAAAATCAACTCAGTGAACCTTTAAAAGCCCAAATTAATGCCTGTTTACAAAAAAATGAGTTGGAAGACCTTTATCTGCCTTACAAACCCAAAAGGCGTACCCGTGCCACCATGGCAAGGGAAAAAGGATTAACTCCCCTCGCCGAATTTATCAAACAACAAAATCATCCGCAAACTAAATCATTTCCCTTAGAAAAAGAAGCCCAAAAATATCTCCATCAAGAAGTCACAACCGTAGAGGAAGCCTTGTCAGGGGCAGGGGATATAATTGCCGAAGAAATTGCCGAACAAGCAGAGTTTAGAGCTTATGTGAGAGATTTTGTTTTGAATAATGGTTGGTTTATTTCCCATGTAAAAAAAGATTATGAAGAAGGCAGTACAAAGTATGAAATGTATCGTAATTTTCAAGGAAAACTAACTAAGGTTGCTCCTCATAATATTTTGGCTTTATTCAGAGGAGAAAACGAAAAAATATTGACTGTTGATATTAATTTCGATGAAGAAAAGGTAATTAATAATCTTCAATCAAAGGTAGTTAAAAATAAGGATAAAAATTTAGTTAATTACTATCAAAATATTATTAAAGATAGTTTTAATCGTTTAATAAAACCTGCTATCTTAAGAGAGATTCGAGCCGAAAAAAAAGCATGGGCAGATCAAGAATCGATCAAAACCTTTGAAGCCAATTTGCGAGAACTCTTGTTATCAGCCCCCGCAGGAATGAAACCCACCATGGGAGTTGATCCTGGATTCCGAACAGGTTGTAAAGTTGCTATTCTTTCGGAAACAGGGCAATTTTTAGAGTATCAGGCGATTTTTCCCCATACAGGAGATAAAAAAAGACAGATTGCCACGGATACTATTCAAAATCTTATTCGTAAATATAGCATAGAACTAATTGCCATTGGTAACGGTACCGCAGGAAGAGAAACCGAGCAATTTATCACCGAGGCGATCGCCCCTTTAAACCCCAAACCCATCAAAGTAATGGTCAATGAATCAGGGGCTTCCATCTATTCCGCCAGTGACATCGCCATCTCGGAGTTTCCCGAGCTTGATATTACCGTCAGGGGTGCCATCAGTATCGGTAGAAGACTACAAGACCCTCTGGCGGAATTGGTCAAAATTGATCCCAAATCCATCGGTGTAGGACAATACCAGCATGATGTAGATCAAAAATTGCTCAAGAAAAAACTAGAAGAAACCGTCGAAAGTTGCGTTAACTACGTGGGCGTTGATTTGAATACCGCATCCCAACAACTCCTCACCTTTGTTTCTGGCATCAATGCTACCATTGCCAACAATATAGTTAGTTATCGTAATCAACATGGTGCTTTTAAAACTCGTCAAGAATTACTAAAAGTGAAAAAGTTGGGAGCCAAAACCTTTGAACTAGCCGCTGGTTTTCTCAAAATCCCTGGGGGTAAAAATCCCTTGGACAATACCGCCGTCCATCCCGAAAGTTATGGCATAGTAGAAACCATCGCCCAAGATATTAATATATCTCTCCAACAAATTCATGAATTTAAAGCTCATACCAAAGGTTTGCCATTAAAAAAATATGTCACCGATACCATTGGTTTACCTACCCTTGAAGATATTATGCAGGAATTGGAAAAACCGGGTAGAGATCCTCGTGCAGAATTTAAGTATGCTACTTTTAGGGAGGGAATTAACGAAATTAACGACCTCAAAGAGGGTATGGAGTTGGAGGGAGTTGTTACGAATGTGGTTAATTTTGGGGCTTTTGTGGATATTGGTGTTCATCAAGATGGTTTAATCCATATTTCTCAGTTAGCTGATTATTTTGTTGAAGATACCAACGAAGTTGTCAAAGTGGGGGAGGTTGTAAAGGTGAGAGTTTTAGAAGTGAATCCACAACTCAAGCGCATTGGATTACAAAAAATTTAA
- a CDS encoding Phycobilisome linker polypeptide (PFAM: Phycobilisome Linker polypeptide; CpcD/allophycocyanin linker domain~InterPro IPR001297:IPR008213:IPR016470~KEGG: cyp:PCC8801_4529 phycobilisome linker polypeptide~PFAM: Phycobilisome linker polypeptide; CpcD phycobilisome linker domain protein~SPTR: Phycobilisome linker polypeptide:CpcD phycobilisome linker-like), with the protein MSLERSANLGLSFYEEDAIIERKPNDSDERTNQIINAVYRQVLGNSYVMKSERVVNAESRFRNRQLNVRELVRAIANSDAYRRRFFETCPRYRFTELNFKHLLGRTPENQDEMRFHSDILDNYGYEADIDAYVDSEEYTEAFGDDIVPYFRGYKTNNNRTMVEFTHSFAMLRGVASSDYGANLTSPVIHKNVLTQTPISVIPPSGGSAGNGWAFQGTDLDSATRQGVGADEDGRVFRVEVTGYSAKKFNRIPKFSRANKVYKVSYNQLSELYQRIHKQGASIASITPIN; encoded by the coding sequence ATGTCTTTAGAAAGAAGTGCTAATTTAGGCTTAAGCTTTTATGAAGAAGATGCAATCATTGAAAGAAAGCCTAATGATTCTGATGAACGCACCAATCAAATTATTAATGCGGTTTATCGTCAGGTTTTAGGCAATTCTTATGTGATGAAAAGTGAGCGAGTAGTAAATGCTGAATCTCGTTTTCGTAATCGTCAATTGAATGTCAGAGAGTTAGTAAGGGCGATCGCCAATTCTGACGCATATCGTCGTCGTTTCTTTGAAACCTGCCCTCGTTACCGTTTTACCGAGTTAAACTTCAAACATCTTTTAGGGCGCACCCCCGAAAACCAAGATGAAATGAGATTCCATAGTGATATTCTCGACAACTACGGTTATGAGGCAGATATTGATGCTTATGTTGATAGCGAAGAATATACTGAAGCCTTTGGAGATGATATAGTACCTTATTTCCGTGGCTACAAAACCAATAACAATCGTACTATGGTTGAATTTACCCATAGTTTTGCTATGTTAAGAGGTGTAGCTAGTAGTGATTATGGTGCTAATTTAACATCCCCTGTTATTCACAAAAATGTGTTAACTCAAACTCCCATTTCCGTGATTCCTCCCTCTGGTGGTTCCGCTGGTAATGGCTGGGCATTCCAAGGTACTGACCTTGATTCTGCTACCCGTCAGGGAGTAGGTGCCGACGAAGATGGCAGAGTTTTCCGTGTTGAGGTAACAGGTTATAGTGCGAAAAAATTTAATCGCATTCCCAAATTCTCCCGTGCCAATAAGGTTTATAAAGTTTCTTATAATCAACTCTCTGAGTTATATCAAAGAATTCATAAGCAAGGCGCTTCCATCGCATCTATTACCCCCATTAACTAA
- a CDS encoding hypothetical protein (KEGG: ter:Tery_4107 phycoerythrin-associated linker protein~SPTR: Phycoerythrin-associated linker protein), whose product MIIDYPVFVAIIIERSIIMTVSNKDKKISQSTAIRKLQTWIKSKHLICSGSFFILETVEYSMIERFETFIRVLGGTLITVDSSKRVLIGNHRKVILYQAKASLHTPHHDLRDYWKENGCTYTYFDERQGFGGESSTFSQSCSIYL is encoded by the coding sequence TTGATTATTGATTATCCTGTTTTTGTTGCCATTATCATTGAACGTAGTATTATAATGACAGTCTCGAATAAGGATAAAAAAATTAGTCAATCCACAGCCATCCGCAAACTGCAAACATGGATAAAAAGTAAACACTTGATCTGTAGCGGAAGTTTTTTTATTCTTGAAACCGTTGAGTATTCGATGATCGAAAGGTTTGAAACTTTTATCAGAGTATTGGGTGGTACTCTTATCACCGTTGACTCTAGTAAAAGAGTATTAATTGGCAACCATCGCAAAGTAATTCTTTATCAAGCAAAAGCTAGTCTTCATACTCCACACCATGATTTAAGAGACTACTGGAAGGAAAATGGTTGCACTTATACTTATTTTGATGAACGCCAAGGCTTTGGGGGGGAAAGCTCTACTTTTTCCCAGAGTTGTTCTATATATTTGTAG
- a CDS encoding hypothetical protein (KEGG: cyh:Cyan8802_0633 hypothetical protein~SPTR: Putative uncharacterized protein), with amino-acid sequence MKNLSNNSRNDFLCPKTPYHGQDYLQGFLFNTNLQEFTHRVGYISALHSNGKLSSQQAYKYIEQLWEKVELSPPKPWRSSK; translated from the coding sequence ATGAAAAATCTTTCTAACAATTCCCGAAACGATTTTCTTTGTCCCAAAACTCCTTATCATGGACAAGACTATCTACAAGGATTCCTTTTTAACACTAATTTACAGGAGTTCACTCACCGAGTGGGTTACATATCGGCATTACACAGCAATGGCAAACTGTCCTCTCAACAAGCCTACAAATATATAGAACAACTCTGGGAAAAAGTAGAGCTTTCCCCCCCAAAGCCTTGGCGTTCATCAAAATAA
- a CDS encoding single-strand binding protein (PFAM: Single-strand binding protein family~TIGRFAM: single stranded DNA-binding protein (ssb)~COGs: COG0629 Single-stranded DNA-binding protein~InterPro IPR000424:IPR011344~KEGG: cyt:cce_2001 single-stranded DNA-binding protein~PFAM: single-strand binding protein/Primosomal replication protein n~SPTR: Single-stranded DNA-binding protein;~TIGRFAM: single-strand binding protein), with translation MSLNIVNLVGRTGTDPEIRYFDSGSVKCRLTLAVNRIRRRDEGPDWFELEIWGKTAEIAANYTKKGSLIGVQGSLKIDTWSDRNTGVNRSKPIIRVDRLDLLGSKRDNEGYNSDNDEF, from the coding sequence ATGAGTCTAAACATTGTCAATTTAGTTGGTCGTACAGGCACAGATCCAGAAATTCGTTACTTTGACTCTGGGAGTGTGAAATGTCGCCTTACCTTGGCGGTAAACCGTATTAGAAGAAGAGATGAAGGACCAGACTGGTTCGAGTTAGAAATTTGGGGAAAAACCGCCGAAATCGCCGCCAATTACACAAAAAAAGGTAGTTTAATTGGGGTGCAAGGTTCCCTTAAAATAGATACCTGGAGCGATCGCAACACAGGGGTAAATCGTTCCAAACCAATTATCAGAGTAGATCGTCTTGATTTATTAGGTTCAAAAAGAGATAATGAAGGCTACAATTCCGATAACGATGAATTCTAA